Proteins encoded in a region of the Streptomyces sp. PCS3-D2 genome:
- a CDS encoding steroid 3-ketoacyl-CoA thiolase encodes MAAEPVIVEAVRTPIGKRGGALANLHPAYLLGETYRELLARTGIQPDCVEQIVGGTVTHAGEQSMNPARNAWLAMGLPYETAATTVDCQCGSSQQANHMVANMISGGVLDIGIACGVEAMSRVPLGSGSKHGPGKPFPDEWNVDLPNQFEAAERIARNRGLGREDVDRLGLLSQERANAAWAEERFKRETFAVQVPTTEEEQAAGQGMWRLVDRDEGLRDTSMEALARLKPVMPTAVHTAGNSSQISDGAAAVMWASRKMARALKLKPRARIVAQTLVGADPHYHLDGPIDATRAVLGKAGMSLKDIDLVEINEAFASVVLSWAKVFDQDLEKVNVNGGGIALGHPVGATGARLITTALHELERRDKEFALITMCAGGALATGTIIQRL; translated from the coding sequence ATGGCCGCGGAACCCGTCATCGTCGAAGCCGTACGCACCCCCATCGGCAAGCGCGGAGGCGCGCTCGCCAATCTCCATCCCGCCTACCTGCTCGGCGAGACCTATCGTGAGCTGCTCGCCCGTACCGGAATCCAGCCGGACTGCGTCGAGCAGATCGTCGGCGGCACCGTCACCCACGCAGGCGAGCAGTCCATGAACCCCGCGCGCAATGCCTGGCTCGCCATGGGGCTGCCCTACGAGACCGCGGCGACGACCGTGGACTGCCAGTGCGGCAGCTCGCAGCAGGCCAACCATATGGTCGCCAACATGATCTCCGGCGGTGTTCTGGACATCGGCATCGCCTGCGGGGTCGAGGCCATGAGCCGAGTGCCGCTGGGTTCGGGATCCAAGCACGGCCCGGGCAAGCCCTTCCCGGATGAGTGGAACGTCGACCTCCCCAACCAGTTCGAGGCCGCCGAACGCATCGCCCGCAACCGAGGTCTGGGTCGGGAGGACGTCGACCGCCTCGGCCTGCTGTCCCAGGAGCGGGCCAACGCCGCCTGGGCGGAGGAGCGGTTCAAGCGTGAGACCTTCGCCGTGCAGGTGCCGACCACGGAGGAGGAGCAGGCCGCCGGCCAGGGCATGTGGCGCCTGGTCGACCGGGACGAGGGTCTGCGCGACACCAGCATGGAGGCCCTGGCCCGGCTCAAGCCGGTCATGCCCACCGCCGTGCACACCGCGGGAAACTCCTCGCAGATATCCGACGGCGCCGCCGCCGTGATGTGGGCCTCGCGCAAGATGGCCCGCGCCCTCAAGCTCAAGCCGCGCGCCCGGATCGTCGCCCAGACCCTCGTCGGCGCCGACCCCCATTACCACCTCGACGGGCCGATCGACGCGACGCGGGCCGTCCTCGGCAAGGCGGGGATGTCGCTCAAGGACATCGACCTCGTCGAGATCAACGAGGCCTTCGCCTCCGTCGTCCTCAGCTGGGCCAAGGTCTTCGACCAGGACCTGGAGAAGGTCAACGTCAACGGCGGCGGCATCGCCCTCGGCCACCCCGTCGGCGCCACCGGCGCCCGCCTGATCACCACCGCCCTGCACGAGCTGGAGCGCCGCGACAAGGAGTTCGCCCTGATCACCATGTGCGCCGGCGGTGCGCTCGCGACCGGGACGATCATCCAGCGCCTCTGA
- a CDS encoding antibiotic biosynthesis monooxygenase, translating into MPSIVKINVLTVPAEQREVLERRFASRAGAVEGSDGFEWFELLRPVEGTDQYLVYTRWRSEEDFQAWMEGPMKAAHQGGGGAGGPAGAERPAPAASASTVWSFEVVQQAGPKQA; encoded by the coding sequence GTGCCCAGCATCGTGAAGATCAACGTGCTGACGGTTCCCGCCGAGCAGCGGGAGGTCCTGGAGCGGCGCTTCGCGTCGCGGGCCGGGGCGGTGGAGGGTTCGGACGGGTTCGAGTGGTTCGAGCTGCTGCGCCCCGTCGAGGGCACCGACCAGTACCTCGTCTACACGCGGTGGCGTTCGGAGGAGGACTTCCAGGCCTGGATGGAGGGGCCGATGAAGGCTGCTCACCAGGGCGGCGGCGGGGCGGGTGGCCCGGCCGGTGCGGAGCGTCCGGCACCGGCGGCTTCGGCTTCGACGGTGTGGTCGTTCGAAGTCGTGCAGCAGGCGGGGCCGAAGCAGGCCTGA
- a CDS encoding GNAT family N-acetyltransferase: protein MTTHSEPRPPTPAPSTSPSPCPPSSPSWTVCPEPFTTVDATRLRRAYYAEVAGRYWKRGVTEAEIDQGLLDFPDDGLAPPTGQFVVGRLGGEALACGGVRMLDAMTAELTRVYVDRRARGTGGGAALLRALEAQSRALGAERIRLDTRSDLVEARALYARHGYTEIPAYNSGPYAEHWFEKVLG from the coding sequence ATGACCACGCACAGCGAACCCCGCCCGCCGACACCGGCCCCTTCCACCTCCCCGTCCCCTTGCCCTCCCTCTTCCCCGTCGTGGACCGTGTGCCCCGAACCGTTCACGACGGTCGACGCCACCCGGCTGCGCCGCGCCTACTACGCCGAAGTAGCCGGCCGGTATTGGAAACGCGGGGTCACCGAGGCGGAGATCGACCAAGGACTGCTGGACTTCCCGGACGACGGGCTGGCGCCGCCGACAGGACAGTTCGTCGTCGGTCGCCTGGGAGGCGAGGCGCTCGCGTGCGGCGGCGTCCGGATGCTCGACGCGATGACCGCCGAGCTCACCAGGGTGTACGTCGACCGGCGCGCCCGTGGGACGGGCGGCGGGGCGGCCCTGCTCCGGGCCCTGGAGGCGCAGAGCCGTGCGCTGGGCGCCGAGCGGATCCGGCTGGACACCCGGTCGGATCTCGTGGAGGCACGCGCCTTGTACGCGCGTCATGGCTATACCGAGATACCCGCGTACAACTCCGGCCCGTATGCGGAGCACTGGTTCGAAAAAGTCCTGGGCTGA
- a CDS encoding nuclear transport factor 2 family protein: MAEHADCALIRRGYEAFGKGDMEALGALMTADVIHHVPGSNPMSGHHKGREHVLDFYRRLGEETMGTFQVHLESVLADGRGHVMSFHTARGDRGDRGIEIRQGLFFTIVGHKITDIDQCTADIDEEDTFWS; the protein is encoded by the coding sequence ATGGCAGAGCATGCGGACTGTGCCCTGATCCGCCGCGGCTACGAGGCCTTCGGCAAGGGCGACATGGAGGCGTTGGGCGCGCTCATGACCGCCGACGTCATCCACCACGTGCCGGGCAGCAACCCCATGTCCGGACACCACAAGGGCCGGGAGCACGTCCTCGACTTCTACCGCCGTCTCGGCGAGGAGACCATGGGCACCTTCCAGGTGCACCTGGAGTCGGTGCTCGCGGACGGGCGCGGACACGTGATGAGCTTCCACACGGCGCGGGGCGACCGCGGTGACCGGGGCATCGAGATCCGCCAAGGCCTCTTCTTCACGATCGTCGGTCACAAGATCACCGACATCGACCAGTGCACTGCGGACATCGACGAGGAGGACACCTTCTGGAGCTGA
- a CDS encoding energy-coupling factor transporter transmembrane component T, translated as MPPARRSAPGAARSPRRSAYERFGPPRDGRATALHAGAWWLWALGLATAASRTTNPLLLGLIVGVAGFVVAARRTDAPWARSYGAFLKLGLVVIGLRLLFSMLLGSPIPGTHTLFVLPEVPLPAWAQGIRFGGRVTAEQVVFAFYDGAKLAALLVCVGAANALAHPARLLKSLPAALYEAGVAVVVALTFAPNMVADVVRLRTARRLRGRPTGGIGAVLQIGLPVLEGALERSVAVAASMDARGYGRTARVPPAVRHTTTVLTLGGLLGMCAGTYGLLAAQGAAYGLPVLGIGVVLALAGLRLGGRRSVRTRYRPDRWGARAWLVAGSGAAVAGLLIHAGGVDPTGMHPGVVPLEAPSLPLWPAAAVLIGLLPALVAPVPPKEASQ; from the coding sequence GTGCCCCCGGCCCGCCGGAGCGCGCCCGGGGCGGCGCGTTCCCCGCGCAGGTCGGCATACGAGCGGTTCGGGCCCCCGCGTGACGGCCGGGCCACCGCCCTGCACGCGGGGGCCTGGTGGCTGTGGGCCCTGGGTCTGGCCACCGCGGCGTCCCGCACGACCAATCCGCTCCTGCTGGGGCTGATCGTCGGCGTCGCCGGATTCGTGGTCGCGGCCCGCCGCACCGATGCTCCCTGGGCCCGCTCCTACGGGGCGTTCCTCAAGCTCGGCCTGGTCGTCATCGGCCTGCGCCTGCTCTTCTCGATGCTGCTGGGTTCGCCCATCCCCGGCACGCACACCCTCTTCGTCCTCCCCGAGGTGCCGCTGCCCGCGTGGGCGCAGGGCATCCGGTTCGGCGGCAGGGTCACCGCCGAGCAGGTCGTCTTCGCGTTCTACGACGGTGCGAAGCTGGCCGCGCTCCTGGTCTGCGTGGGTGCGGCGAACGCCCTCGCCCATCCGGCCCGGCTGCTGAAGTCGCTGCCGGCCGCCCTGTACGAGGCGGGGGTCGCCGTCGTCGTCGCCCTGACCTTCGCGCCGAACATGGTCGCCGACGTCGTGCGCCTGCGCACCGCTCGCAGGCTGCGCGGGCGTCCCACCGGCGGGATCGGGGCCGTCCTGCAGATCGGCCTGCCGGTGCTGGAGGGCGCCCTGGAACGCTCGGTCGCGGTCGCCGCGTCGATGGACGCCCGAGGCTACGGCCGTACGGCCCGGGTCCCGCCGGCCGTCCGGCACACGACCACCGTCCTCACCCTCGGCGGGCTGCTCGGCATGTGCGCGGGCACGTACGGTCTGCTGGCCGCGCAGGGCGCCGCGTACGGGCTGCCCGTGCTCGGCATCGGGGTGGTCCTGGCGCTGGCGGGGCTGCGGCTCGGCGGGCGCCGGTCGGTCCGCACCCGTTACCGGCCGGACCGGTGGGGGGCGCGCGCCTGGCTGGTCGCCGGTTCCGGGGCGGCCGTCGCGGGTCTGCTCATCCATGCCGGCGGTGTCGATCCGACCGGTATGCACCCGGGGGTGGTCCCGCTGGAGGCTCCCTCGCTTCCGTTGTGGCCGGCGGCCGCGGTCCTGATCGGCCTGCTGCCCGCCCTCGTGGCACCCGTACCGCCGAAGGAGGCGTCGCAGTGA
- a CDS encoding prenyltransferase/squalene oxidase repeat-containing protein, which produces MTVRRSAAALAASAVLCVGVAPAALADTAPPSPSAPPVIPSGLYGKKDPSFDGVWRQSFALLAQDTVGVKPAEQAVDWLVGQQCANGSFAAFRADTTKDCDATAYIDSNATAAAVQALTALGGRDDSVKKAIGWLKSVQNEDGGWSSNPGGAMDTGTDANSTALVISALAAAGEKPAETKSKAGKSPYEALLSFQLGCATEPAADRGAFAFQPVEGKLVANADATAAAALAGLGKGAAVVPSGTDTPATPLTCPAAPAADPAADAEAAAQGAAGYLAEALGKDGHLTALTPGADQPTPDPGNTADAVIALAAAGHKQSAAGALQWLKTNSATWAEGSPAALGTLVLAAHATGTDPKSFGGTDLVAALNATGPAPQGADTGASEVKGEKEKPSGGQNIWWIIGAGAAAGMGIGILLSGRRRKNQL; this is translated from the coding sequence ATGACCGTCCGCCGCAGCGCCGCCGCGCTCGCCGCCTCCGCCGTGCTCTGCGTGGGCGTCGCCCCCGCGGCCCTCGCCGACACCGCGCCGCCGTCCCCCTCCGCGCCCCCCGTCATCCCCTCCGGCCTCTACGGCAAGAAGGACCCCTCCTTCGACGGCGTGTGGCGCCAGTCCTTCGCGCTGCTCGCCCAGGACACCGTCGGCGTCAAGCCCGCCGAGCAGGCCGTGGACTGGCTGGTCGGGCAGCAGTGCGCGAACGGCTCCTTCGCCGCCTTCCGTGCGGACACCACCAAGGACTGCGACGCGACCGCGTACATCGACTCCAACGCGACGGCCGCGGCCGTACAGGCGCTGACCGCACTCGGCGGCCGCGACGACAGCGTCAAGAAGGCGATCGGCTGGCTGAAGTCCGTACAGAACGAGGACGGTGGCTGGAGCTCCAACCCCGGCGGCGCCATGGACACCGGCACCGACGCCAACTCGACCGCCCTCGTCATCAGCGCCCTGGCCGCGGCGGGCGAGAAGCCGGCCGAAACGAAGTCGAAGGCGGGCAAGTCCCCCTACGAGGCGCTGCTCTCCTTCCAGCTGGGCTGCGCCACCGAGCCGGCCGCCGACCGGGGCGCCTTCGCGTTCCAGCCGGTCGAGGGCAAGCTGGTCGCCAACGCCGACGCCACGGCCGCCGCGGCGCTGGCCGGCCTCGGCAAGGGCGCGGCCGTCGTCCCGTCCGGTACGGACACCCCCGCGACGCCGCTGACCTGTCCGGCGGCGCCGGCCGCGGACCCGGCCGCCGACGCCGAGGCGGCCGCCCAGGGCGCCGCGGGCTACCTGGCCGAGGCCCTCGGGAAGGACGGCCACCTGACCGCCCTCACCCCCGGGGCGGACCAGCCGACCCCGGACCCCGGCAACACCGCCGACGCGGTGATCGCGCTGGCCGCGGCCGGGCACAAGCAGTCGGCGGCGGGCGCGCTGCAGTGGCTGAAGACCAACTCCGCCACGTGGGCCGAGGGCTCCCCGGCGGCCCTGGGCACCCTGGTCCTGGCTGCGCACGCCACCGGCACCGACCCGAAGTCCTTCGGCGGCACCGACCTCGTGGCCGCGCTGAACGCCACCGGCCCGGCCCCGCAGGGCGCGGACACCGGCGCGAGCGAGGTGAAGGGCGAGAAGGAGAAGCCGTCCGGCGGCCAGAACATCTGGTGGATCATCGGTGCGGGCGCGGCTGCCGGTATGGGCATCGGCATCCTGCTGAGCGGCCGTCGCAGGAAGAACCAGCTCTGA
- a CDS encoding ECF transporter S component, which yields MTRPVSRPVRIGPRAAAALVLVSLIGIAAFGWPLLADRQSGLAHSQDAPWLFAALLPLLVAVVVATIADNGMDAKAVAMLGVLAAVGAALRPLGAGTAGLEPMFFLLVLAGRVLGPGFGFVLGSVTMFASALLTGGVGPWMPFQMLAMGWFALGAGLLPGPERIRGRAELLMLAAYGFAGAFGYGTIMNLQGWVILQGMGQGVSFHPGDPVAANLVRFLAYCLATSLGWDLGRAALTVVLTLTLGGTLLRALRRATRRAAFDAPVSFGSGDGDGRTAAAERYASDHRG from the coding sequence ATGACCCGCCCGGTCAGCCGGCCGGTGCGGATCGGTCCCCGGGCCGCCGCCGCCCTGGTGCTGGTCAGTCTCATCGGCATCGCGGCCTTCGGCTGGCCGCTCCTGGCGGACCGGCAGTCGGGGCTCGCGCACTCCCAGGACGCGCCGTGGCTCTTCGCGGCGCTGCTGCCCCTCCTCGTCGCCGTCGTCGTGGCGACGATCGCGGACAACGGCATGGACGCGAAGGCGGTGGCGATGCTCGGCGTGCTCGCGGCCGTCGGGGCGGCGCTGAGGCCGTTGGGGGCGGGCACGGCCGGCCTGGAGCCGATGTTCTTCCTGCTGGTGCTGGCCGGCCGGGTCCTCGGTCCGGGCTTCGGGTTCGTACTGGGCTCGGTGACGATGTTCGCCTCCGCCCTGCTGACGGGCGGCGTCGGGCCGTGGATGCCGTTCCAGATGCTGGCGATGGGCTGGTTCGCGCTGGGCGCGGGGCTGCTGCCGGGCCCGGAGCGGATCCGGGGCCGGGCGGAGCTGCTGATGCTGGCCGCGTACGGCTTCGCGGGTGCCTTCGGGTACGGCACGATCATGAACCTGCAGGGGTGGGTGATCCTCCAGGGCATGGGGCAGGGCGTCTCCTTCCATCCGGGGGATCCGGTGGCCGCGAACCTCGTGCGCTTCCTCGCCTACTGCCTGGCGACGTCGCTGGGCTGGGACCTGGGCCGGGCGGCGCTGACGGTCGTCCTGACGCTCACGCTCGGCGGCACGCTGCTGAGGGCCTTGCGGCGGGCGACGCGCAGGGCGGCGTTCGATGCACCCGTCTCCTTCGGTTCCGGGGACGGTGACGGCCGTACGGCTGCCGCGGAGCGGTACGCGTCGGACCACCGAGGGTGA
- a CDS encoding ABC transporter ATP-binding protein codes for MIRFEQVSVVYDGASAPSLRGVDLEIPEGELTLLVGPSGVGKSTLLGAVSGLVPHFTGGTLRGRVTVAGRDTRTHRPRELADVVGTVGQDPRAHFVTDVVEDELAYGMESLGLPPAVMRRRVEETLDLLGLNELRDRPIATLSGGQQQRVAIGSVLTTHPKVLVLDEPTSALDPAAAEEVLAVLQRLVHDLGTTVLMAEHRLERVVQYADRVLLLPARGAAPVLGSPAEVMAVSPVCPPVVSLGRVAGWSPLPLSVRDARRRAAPLRSRLASTPAPGATRGAVSRALPGPAHRTPPGPGVAASPATSPVSGAVSGAGAAGGAAPIGGGASPGLLARILRRGGGKPDTTVRAEGAEGAEPAASDTARVRNLGLRRDRTEVLRGIDLTVAPGETIAVMGRNGAGKSTLLSTLVGTLTPTTGAVTVGGRAPHRTPPPEMVRRVGLVPQEPRDLLYADTVAAECAAADSDAAVPPGTCRDLVSELLPGVPDDTHPRDLSEGQRLVLALALVLTGRPALLLLDEPTRGLDYAAKARLIEILRALTADGHAVVLATHDVELAAELADRVVILAGGEVVADGPTAEVVVSSPAFAPQVAKVLAPGHWLTVGQVAEALDTAATR; via the coding sequence GTGATCCGCTTCGAGCAGGTGTCGGTCGTCTACGACGGCGCCTCCGCCCCTTCGCTGCGGGGCGTGGACCTGGAAATCCCGGAGGGCGAGCTGACGCTGCTGGTCGGCCCGTCCGGGGTCGGCAAGTCCACGCTGCTGGGGGCGGTGAGCGGGCTGGTCCCGCACTTCACGGGCGGCACCCTGCGCGGCCGGGTCACGGTCGCGGGCCGTGACACGCGCACGCACCGGCCGCGGGAGCTCGCGGACGTGGTGGGCACGGTGGGCCAGGACCCGCGGGCGCACTTCGTGACGGACGTGGTGGAGGACGAGCTGGCCTACGGGATGGAGTCCCTGGGCCTGCCGCCCGCGGTGATGCGCCGCCGGGTGGAGGAGACCCTGGACCTCCTGGGCCTGAACGAGCTGCGGGACAGGCCGATCGCGACGCTGTCCGGCGGCCAGCAGCAGCGGGTGGCGATCGGCTCGGTGCTGACGACGCACCCGAAGGTGCTGGTGCTGGACGAGCCGACGTCCGCGCTGGACCCGGCGGCGGCCGAGGAGGTCCTGGCGGTCCTCCAGCGGCTGGTCCACGACCTGGGCACGACCGTGCTGATGGCGGAGCACCGGCTGGAGCGGGTGGTGCAGTACGCCGACCGCGTCCTGCTGCTGCCGGCCCGCGGCGCGGCGCCGGTCCTGGGCTCCCCGGCGGAGGTGATGGCCGTCTCCCCCGTCTGCCCGCCGGTGGTCTCCCTGGGCCGTGTCGCGGGCTGGTCCCCGCTCCCCCTCTCGGTCCGCGACGCCCGCCGCCGGGCCGCGCCGCTGCGTAGCCGTCTGGCGTCGACTCCTGCCCCCGGGGCCACCCGCGGCGCCGTGTCCAGGGCTCTGCCCGGACCGGCGCACCGCACGCCTCCGGGGCCTGGTGTCGCGGCCTCGCCCGCGACCTCGCCGGTGTCCGGGGCGGTGTCCGGGGCGGGGGCGGCCGGGGGCGCAGCCCCCATCGGGGGCGGGGCCTCACCCGGCCTGCTCGCCCGCATACTGCGCCGGGGCGGCGGCAAGCCGGACACCACCGTGCGCGCCGAGGGTGCCGAAGGTGCCGAGCCCGCCGCAAGCGACACCGCTCGGGTGCGGAACCTCGGCCTGCGCCGTGACCGCACCGAGGTGCTGCGCGGCATCGACCTCACGGTGGCTCCCGGCGAGACCATCGCCGTGATGGGCCGCAACGGCGCCGGCAAGTCCACCCTGCTGTCGACGCTCGTCGGTACGCTCACCCCCACCACCGGCGCGGTGACCGTCGGCGGCCGGGCCCCGCACCGCACTCCTCCGCCCGAGATGGTGCGCCGTGTCGGCCTGGTCCCGCAGGAGCCCCGCGACCTGCTCTACGCCGACACGGTCGCCGCCGAGTGCGCCGCCGCCGACTCCGACGCCGCCGTGCCCCCCGGCACCTGCCGCGACCTCGTCTCGGAGCTGCTGCCCGGCGTCCCCGACGACACCCACCCCCGGGACCTCTCCGAAGGCCAGCGCCTGGTCCTGGCTCTGGCCCTGGTGCTGACGGGCCGGCCCGCCCTGCTGCTGCTCGACGAGCCCACCCGGGGTCTGGACTACGCCGCCAAGGCCCGCCTGATCGAGATCCTGCGAGCTCTGACCGCCGACGGGCACGCCGTCGTCCTGGCCACCCACGACGTGGAGCTGGCGGCCGAGCTGGCCGACCGCGTGGTGATCCTGGCGGGCGGAGAGGTCGTGGCGGACGGGCCGACCGCGGAGGTCGTGGTGTCCTCCCCGGCTTTCGCGCCGCAGGTGGCGAAGGTGCTGGCGCCGGGCCACTGGCTCACCGTCGGCCAGGTCGCCGAGGCCCTCGACACGGCGGCGACCCGATGA
- a CDS encoding cytochrome P450, translating into MSCPALPDGFDATDPDLLQSRVPHPEFAQLRQTAPVWWCAQPRGVTGFDDEGYWAVTRHADVKYVSTHPELFSSTTNTAIIRFNEHIERDAIDAQRLIMLNMDPPEHSRVRQIVQRGFTPRAIRGLEAALRDRARKIVEEAAAAAADGSFDFVTQVACELPLQAIAELIGVPQKDRSKIFDWSNKMIAYDDPEYAITAEVGSNAAMELIGYAMNLSAQRKECPANDIVTQLVAAEGQGNLGSDEFGFFVLLLAVAGNETTRNAISHGMHAFLTHPEQWELYKAARPSTAAEEIVRWATPVVSFQRTATQDTELGGQKIKAGDRVGMFYSSANHDPEVFRDPDVFDITRDPNPHLGFGGGGPHFCLGKSLAVMEIDLIFNALADALPGLRLTGENPRRLRAAWLNGIKELRVSHG; encoded by the coding sequence ATGTCCTGCCCCGCGCTCCCCGACGGCTTCGACGCCACCGACCCCGACCTCCTCCAGAGCCGGGTCCCCCACCCGGAGTTCGCACAGCTGCGACAGACCGCTCCCGTGTGGTGGTGCGCGCAACCCCGGGGGGTCACCGGCTTCGACGACGAGGGGTACTGGGCCGTGACCCGGCACGCGGACGTCAAATACGTCTCCACGCACCCCGAGTTGTTCTCCTCGACCACCAACACCGCGATCATCCGGTTCAACGAGCACATCGAGCGCGACGCGATCGACGCCCAGCGGCTGATCATGCTGAACATGGATCCGCCGGAGCACTCCCGCGTGCGCCAGATCGTGCAGCGCGGCTTCACCCCGCGCGCCATCCGCGGGCTGGAGGCGGCCCTGCGCGACCGGGCCCGGAAGATCGTCGAGGAGGCCGCCGCGGCAGCGGCCGACGGAAGCTTCGACTTCGTCACGCAGGTGGCGTGCGAACTCCCGCTGCAGGCCATCGCCGAACTGATCGGCGTGCCGCAGAAGGACCGCTCCAAGATCTTCGACTGGTCGAACAAGATGATCGCCTACGACGACCCGGAGTACGCGATCACGGCCGAGGTCGGCTCCAACGCCGCCATGGAACTCATCGGCTACGCGATGAACCTCTCGGCGCAGCGCAAGGAGTGCCCGGCGAACGACATCGTGACCCAACTGGTGGCCGCCGAGGGCCAGGGCAACCTCGGCTCCGACGAGTTCGGCTTCTTCGTACTGCTGCTGGCTGTCGCGGGCAACGAGACCACGCGCAACGCCATCAGCCACGGCATGCACGCCTTCCTGACCCACCCCGAGCAGTGGGAGCTCTACAAGGCGGCCCGGCCGTCCACCGCCGCGGAGGAGATCGTCCGCTGGGCCACCCCTGTGGTGTCCTTCCAGCGCACTGCCACCCAGGACACCGAGCTCGGCGGCCAGAAGATCAAGGCGGGAGACCGGGTGGGGATGTTCTACTCCTCCGCCAACCACGACCCCGAGGTCTTCCGGGACCCGGACGTCTTCGACATCACCCGCGACCCGAACCCGCACCTGGGCTTCGGCGGTGGCGGTCCGCACTTCTGCCTCGGAAAGTCCCTGGCCGTCATGGAGATCGACCTGATCTTCAACGCCCTGGCCGACGCCCTGCCCGGACTGCGGCTGACCGGGGAGAACCCGCGCCGGCTGCGGGCCGCGTGGCTCAACGGCATCAAGGAGCTCCGGGTCAGCCACGGCTGA
- a CDS encoding transglycosylase SLT domain-containing protein produces the protein MSHTVIRRIAASKKTLVGSVLALGVAGSMLAAVPAQAAPTGAKAIAQQMIKDPAQFAAFDKIVSHESGWNHTATNASSGAYGLVQALPASKMASAGADWKTNPATQIKWGLDYMNERYGSPVQAWNFWQANHWY, from the coding sequence GTGTCCCACACCGTCATCCGCCGCATCGCCGCCTCCAAGAAGACCCTCGTCGGTTCCGTGCTCGCCCTGGGCGTCGCCGGTTCCATGCTGGCCGCGGTTCCCGCGCAGGCCGCTCCGACGGGCGCCAAGGCGATCGCGCAGCAGATGATCAAGGACCCGGCGCAGTTCGCGGCCTTCGACAAGATCGTCTCGCACGAGAGCGGCTGGAACCACACCGCCACCAACGCCTCCTCCGGCGCGTACGGCCTGGTCCAGGCCCTGCCGGCCTCGAAGATGGCCTCCGCGGGCGCCGACTGGAAGACCAACCCGGCCACCCAGATCAAGTGGGGCCTGGACTACATGAACGAGCGCTACGGCAGCCCGGTCCAGGCCTGGAACTTCTGGCAGGCCAACCACTGGTACTAA
- a CDS encoding SCO2322 family protein, with translation MRRRLPAAAFTLGVVLALLAAAPALAAGYRYWSFWDGAGGQWSYAAQGPSLARPADGSVQGFRFAVSRDAAAEAATPRAAADFEAVCGTTAPAEGRKRVALVIDFGVQADAPTGEVVPQEAPRTACAQVAPEATTAEALAAVAKPLRYNSAALLCAISGYPQHGCGEQIAETGAARASAEPSGSAPGGGPSAGLLAGIAAVAALAAAGVWQSRRRGR, from the coding sequence ATGCGCCGCCGCCTGCCCGCCGCGGCGTTCACCCTCGGCGTCGTCCTGGCCCTGCTGGCCGCCGCTCCGGCGCTGGCCGCCGGCTACCGCTACTGGTCGTTCTGGGACGGCGCGGGCGGCCAGTGGTCGTACGCCGCGCAGGGGCCGTCGCTGGCCCGGCCCGCGGACGGTTCCGTCCAGGGTTTCCGCTTCGCGGTCAGCAGGGACGCGGCGGCGGAGGCGGCCACGCCGCGGGCCGCGGCCGACTTCGAGGCCGTGTGCGGGACGACCGCCCCGGCGGAGGGCCGCAAGCGGGTGGCCCTCGTCATCGACTTCGGCGTGCAGGCGGACGCCCCCACAGGTGAGGTCGTACCGCAGGAGGCCCCGCGCACGGCCTGCGCGCAGGTGGCGCCGGAGGCGACGACGGCCGAGGCGCTGGCGGCGGTCGCGAAGCCGCTGCGCTACAACAGTGCGGCGCTGCTCTGCGCGATCTCGGGCTACCCGCAGCACGGCTGCGGGGAGCAGATCGCCGAGACGGGCGCGGCCCGGGCCTCCGCGGAGCCGTCCGGGTCCGCCCCGGGCGGCGGCCCGTCCGCCGGTCTGTTGGCGGGCATCGCCGCGGTCGCAGCCCTGGCCGCCGCGGGCGTGTGGCAGTCCCGCCGCCGGGGCCGATGA